In one Brassica oleracea var. oleracea cultivar TO1000 chromosome C9, BOL, whole genome shotgun sequence genomic region, the following are encoded:
- the LOC106318744 gene encoding LRR receptor-like serine/threonine-protein kinase HSL2 has product MTTVTTSLFLLLVLSCVLQVSSNGDAEILSRVKTSRLSDPEGKLNDWVITGDNRNPCNWTGITCDSKNGAVTAIDLSDYGVSGGFPYGFCRIRTLVNITLSKNNLNGTIDSSPLSLCSRIHVLILTENSFSGNLPEFSPEFRNLRVLELESNFFSGEIPASYGKLTSLQVLNLNGNSLAGIAPAFLGNLTELTRLELAYVQFEPGPIPSAFGSLAKLSILRLTNSNFVGEIPDSIGNLVSLVNLDLAKNGLSGEIPESIGKLKSIFQLVLFENNLSGKLPESIGNLTAMRNFDVSQNSLSGELPETIAALQLVSFHLNDNFFTGELPRGIALNPNLVDFKIFYNSFTGSLPRSFGKFSGLTEFDVSTNNFSGELPPYLCYGKKLEKLISFSNQLSGEIPETYGECDSLNYIRMADNKLSGQVPVRFWELPLTRLELSNNRLQGSIPPSISKARQLSQLEISGNKFSGAIPVRICDLGGLRVVDLSRNRFSGSIPSCINRLKNLERLEMQENMLDGEIPSSVRSCAKLTELNLSDNRLRGGIPPELGELPVLNYLDLSNNQLTGEVPAELLKLKLNQFNVSDNKLSGKIPSGFQQDIFLPSFLGNPDLCAPDMDPIRPCRSKPEPRFILVISVVCIVALIGALVWLFIKTKPLFQRKPNRTDKVTIFQRIGFTEEDIYPQLTEDNIIGSGGSGLVYRVTLKSGQTLAVKKLWGGTGQKPESESVFRSEVEILGRVRHGNIVKLLMCCSGEEFRFLVYEYMENGSLGDVLHSEKEHRAVSPLDWTTRFSIALGAAQGLAYLHHDSVPAIVHRDVKSNNILLDHEMKPRVADFGLAKPLKREDNNGVSDVSPMSCVAGSYGYIAPEYGYTSRVNEKSDVYSFGVVLLELITGKRPNDSSFGENKDIVKFAMESALSYSSPSPEDKAMNQDSLGNFRDLSKVVDPKMELSTREYEEVERVLEIALLCTSSFPISRPTMRKVVELLKEKKPLE; this is encoded by the exons ATGACCACCGTTACTACTTCTCTCTTCTTGTTACTTGTTCTTTCATGTGTTCTCCAAGTTTCTTCCAACGGAGACGCAGAGATACTGAGTCGAGTCAAAACCAGCAGACTTTCTGACCCGGAAGGGAAGTTAAATGATTGGGTCATAACCGGAGATAACCGGAATCCCTGTAACTGGACTGGAATCACATGCGACTCCAAAAACGGCGCCGTCACGGCAATAGATCTCTCCGACTACGGAGTCTCCGGTGGGTTCCCGTACGGGTTCTGCCGTATACGTACCCTCGTCAACATCACTCTTTCTAAAAACAATCTCAACGGTACGATAGATTCATCTCCTCTCTCACTATGCTCTCGAATCCACGTCCTGATCCTCACAGAAAACAGCTTCTCCGGGAATTTACCGGAGTTTTCGCCGGAGTTTCGTAACCTACGCGTTCTCGAACTGGAATCCAACTTTTTCTCCGGCGAGATCCCCGCAAGCTACGGAAAGCTTACATCTCTGCAAGTTCTGAATCTCAACGGCAACTCGCTCGCCGGAATCGCTCCGGCGTTTTTGGGTAACCTGACCGAGTTGACTCGTCTCGAGCTCGCGTACGTTCAGTTCGAGCCTGGTCCGATCCCGTCGGCGTTCGGGAGCTTGGCGAAGCTGAGTATCCTCCGGCTAACGAACTCGAACTTCGTCGGAGAGATTCCTGATTCGATCGGGAATCTAGTCTCGCTAGTGAATCTCGACTTAGCTAAGAACGGTCTCTCCGGAGAGATACCGGAGAGCATCGGAAAGCTAAAATCGATTTTTCAGCTGGTGCTTTTCGAGAATAACCTATCGGGAAAATTGCCGGAGAGTATCGGAAACTTAACGGCTATGAGGAATTTCGACGTTTCGCAGAATAGTCTCTCCGGTGAGTTACCTGAGACGATCGCTGCTCTCCAGCTCGTTTCTTTCCATCTCAACGACAACTTCTTCACCGGTGAATTGCCACGTGGCATTGCTTTGAATCCTAATCTCGTTGATTTCAAGATCTTCTACAACAGTTTCACGGGGAGTTTACCTAGGAGTTTCGGTAAATTCTCTGGTTTAACTGAGTTCGACGTCTCGACGAATAATTTCTCCGGTGAGTTGCCGCCGTATCTATGCTATGGGAAGAAGCTTGAAAAGCTAATTAGTTTCAGTAATCAGTTAAGCGGCGAGATCCCGGAAACTTACGGTGAGTGCGACTCGCTTAATTATATTAGAATGGCGGATAACAAACTCTCCGGCCAAGTTCCGGTTAGGTTTTGGGAGCTTCCTCTTACTCGTCTCGAGCTATCCAACAACCGATTACAAGGTTCGATTCCTCCGTCGATATCCAAAGCTCGTCAGCTCTCTCAGCTCGAAATCTCCGGAAACAAGTTCTCCGGTGCGATTCCGGTGAGAATCTGTGATCTCGGAGGACTCAGGGTCGTCGATCTCAGCCGTAACCGTTTCTCAGGATCTATCCCGTCTTGCATTAACAGATTGAAGAATCTGGAGAGATTGGAGATGCAGGAGAACATGCTCGACGGCGAGATCCCGAGTTCGGTGCGTTCATGCGCCAAGTTAACCGAGTTGAATCTCTCCGATAACCGCCTCCGCGGCGGAATCCCACCGGAGCTCGGGGAATTACCGGTTTTGAACTATCTGGATCTCTCCAACAACCAACTCACCGGCGAGGTTCCGGCGGAGTTGTTGAAGCTGAAGCTTAATCAGTTCAACGTCTCCGATAACAAACTCTCCGGCAAGATCCCTTCTGGTTTTCAACAAGATATTTTTCTACCGAGTTTTTTGGGTAACCCGGATCTCTGCGCCCCGGATATGGATCCGATTCGACCTTGCCGATCCAAACCCGAGCCCCGGTTTATCCTTGTTATCTCCGTCGTCTGCATCGTTGCACTAATCGGAGCTTTGGTTTGGCTTTTTATCAAAACCAAACCGTTATTCCAGAGAAAACCGAACCGGACCGATAAAGTAACCATTTTCCAGCGGATCGGGTTCACAGAGGAAGACATATACCCGCAATTAACAGAAGATAACATAATCGGGTCGGGCGGGTCGGGTTTGGTTTACAGAGTGACACTCAAATCAGGCCAAACTCTCGCGGTGAAGAAACTTTGGGGTGGAACGGGTCAAAAACCCGAATCCGAATCCGTTTTCAGATCCGAGGTAGAGATTCTGGGTCGGGTCAGACATGGTAACATAGTGAAGCTTCTCATGTGTTGCAGCGGCGAGGAGTTTCGGTTTTTAGTGTACGAGTATATGGAAAACGGCAGCTTGGGCGACGTTTTGCATTCAGAGAAAGAACATCGCGCCGTTTCTCCGCTTGATTGGACGACAAGGTTTTCGATCGCGCTTGGTGCAGCTCAAGGACTTGCTTATCTACATCATGACTCTGTTCCGGCGATTGTTCACCGTGACGTCAAAAGCAATAATATATTGTTGGACCACGAGATGAAGCCACGTGTTGCTGATTTCGGTTTAGCTAAACCGTTGAAAAGAGAAGACAATAATGGTGTCTCTGATGTTTCTCCCATGTCTTGTGTTGCTGGATCCTACGGCTACATTGCTCCAG AATATGGTTATACGTCGAGAGTGAATGAGAAGAGCGATGTGTATAGTTTCGGTGTCGTGTTACTCGAATTGATTACGGGTAAAAGGCCAAATGATTCTTCGTTTGGGGAGAATAAAGACATTGTTAAGTTTGCAATGGAGTCAGCTTTGTCTTACTCTTCTCCATCACCTGAAGACAAAGCTATGAATCAAGATTCACTTGGAAATTTTCGAGATCTTAGCAAGGTTGTGGATCCAAAGATGGAACTTTCTACGAGGGAATATGAAGAGGTAGAGAGAGTTCTCGAGATTGCATTACTTTGCACGTCTTCGTTTCCGATTAGTAGGCCGACCATGAGGAAAGTAGTAGAGCTGCTCAAAGAGAAGAAGCCACTTGAGTGA
- the LOC106318637 gene encoding cysteine desulfurase, mitochondrial, translating into MTSKAVFSTIRRSLTKPRGGAVSRGHHLSTSAATASESYASDEHAILMKGVRISGRPLYLDMQSTTPLDPRVFDAMNASSIYDYGNPHSRTHLYGWEAENAVEVARIQVAKLIGASSKEIVFLSGATEANNTVVKGVMHFYKDKKRHVITTQTEHKCVLDSCRHLQQEGFEVTYLPVKTDGLVDLEMLRESIRPDTGLVSVMAVNNEIGVVQPMEEIGRICKEHKIPFHTDAAQAIGKIPVDVEKWNVSFMSMSGHKIYGPKGVGAMYVRRRPRVRLEPLMNGGGQERGLRSGTLATQQVVGFGVACELAMKEMEYDEKWIKRLQERLLNGVREKLDGVVVNGSLESRYAGNLNLSFAYVEGESLLMGLKEVAVSSGSACTSASLEPSYVLRALGVDEDMAHTSIRFGIGRFTTEEEIDKAVELTVKQVEKLREMSPLYEMVKDGIDIKNIQWSQH; encoded by the coding sequence ATGACGTCTAAGGCTGTCTTCTCCACGATCCGTCGATCTCTAACGAAACCACGCGGCGGCGCAGTTTCCCGAGGCCACCACTTGTCCACCTCCGCCGCGACGGCGTCCGAATCCTACGCAAGCGACGAACACGCGATCTTGATGAAAGGAGTTCGAATCTCAGGCAGGCCTCTCTACCTCGATATGCAGTCGACGACCCCGCTCGACCCCAGAGTCTTCGACGCGATGAACGCCTCTTCCATCTACGACTACGGGAACCCGCACTCGCGCACGCATCTCTACGGCTGGGAAGCGGAGAACGCCGTCGAGGTGGCTCGAATCCAGGTCGCGAAGCTCATCGGCGCCTCGTCCAAGGAGATCGTGTTCTTGTCCGGCGCCACGGAGGCGAACAACACGGTGGTGAAGGGCGTGATGCACTTCTACAAGGACAAGAAGAGGCACGTGATCACCACGCAGACTGAGCACAAGTGCGTTCTCGACTCGTGCAGGCATTTGCAGCAGGAAGGCTTCGAGGTAACCTACTTGCCGGTTAAAACCGACGGTTTAGTTGATTTAGAGATGCTGAGAGAGTCTATTAGACCGGATACCGGTTTAGTTTCGGTTATGGCTGTGAACAATGAGATTGGCGTGGTGCAACCTATGGAGGAGATTGGTAGGATTTGCAAGGAGCATAAGATCCCGTTTCATACCGATGCTGCTCAAGCTATAGGGAAGATACCTGTTGATGTTGAGAAGTGGAACGTTAGTTTCATGTCGATGAGTGGGCACAAGATCTACGGACCGAAAGGTGTTGGTGCTATGTACGTTAGAAGGAGGCCGAGGGTGAGGCTCGAGCCGTTGATGAACGGTGGAGGGCAAGAGAGGGGGCTTAGGAGCGGGACGTTGGCTACGCAGCAGGTTGTTGGGTTTGGGGTTGCTTGTGAGTTGGCGATGAAGGAGATGGAGTATGATGAGAAGTGGATCAAGAGGTTGCAGGAGAGGTTGCTGAATGGGGTTAGGGAGAAGCTCGATGGGGTTGTGGTGAATGGTTCGTTGGAGAGTCGGTATGCTGGGAATTTGAATCTGTCGTTTGCTTATGTTGAAGGAGAGAGTTTGTTGATGGGTTTGAAGGAAGTTGCGGTGTCTAGTGGAAGTGCTTGCACGAGTGCGAGTTTGGAGCCGTCTTATGTGTTGAGAGCTTTGGGTGTGGATGAGGATATGGCTCACACTTCGATTAGGTTTGGAATCGGTAGGTTTACTACGGAGGAAGAGATTGATAAAGCCGTGGAGCTTACGGTTAAACAAGTTGAGAAGTTGAGGGAGATGAGCCCGCTTTATGAGATGGTTAAAGACGGTATTGATATCAAGAACATACAGTGGTCTCAGCACTGA
- the LOC106317883 gene encoding protein CROWDED NUCLEI 4-like, whose translation MATSSSSERVPRTPATTRLAITPGSRVLKSPISEEIMWKRLKEAGFDEQSIKKRDKAALIAYIAKLESEVYDYQHNMGLLIMEKDDLLSKYEEVKSSVDEADLAHRRDLSAYVSALAEAKKREESLKKDVGVAKECISSLEKTVHEIRAECAETKVSAESKLSEGHSMIEDALKKFADAEAKMRAAEALQAEANRYHRIAERKLKEVESREDDLARRLASFKSESETRESEIVIERQTLSERRKSLQQEHERLLDAQASLNQREDHIFGKSQELAELQKGLESAKSTFEEERRAFEDRKSNLEIELASLAKREEAVSDRESSLLKKEQELLVAEEKIATKESELIQKVLANQEVILRKRKSDVEAELESRYKAVEDEIESKRRAWELREVDIRQREDLVGEKEHDLEVQSRALAEKEKDITERSYNLNEKEKHLNALEEDINRKTALLEDEKDRLRKLDLDLQQSLISLEDKRKRVDSATEKLEALKSETSELSILELNLKEELDDLRGQKHELLVEADRLKVEKAKFEAEWEHIDVKREELRKEVEYITRQREAFSMYLKDERDNIREERDALRNQHKNDVEALNREREEFMNKMVEEHSEWLIKIQRERADFLLGIESQKRELEYCIENKREELENASREREKAFEQEKKLEEERIQSLKESAKKELEQVQVELKRLDVERLEIKLDRERREREWAELKDSVEELKAQREKLEKQRHMLRSEREEIRHEIEELKKLENLKVALDDMSMAKMQLSNLERSWEKVSALKQKVELQNGVSTVSNSEDGYNNSSMERQNNGASPSSAAPLSWIKRYTNRIFKTSPESPEKSPPMHHHEEERGLPSEKMKVDSSKAYTEGMSIAVERLEAGRKRRGNASGNDSTGPSSNKKRKHDVTQKSPEADPESVISSPRNVPEDKHELPPSQTETPSGMVVISETVKITKVTSETEVINKVTNIDCSENPSDAGAKMVEERKQDSDCNQTNVPETVTQKEVESDNREEKDSEDGGIVT comes from the exons ATGGCGACGTCTTCTAGCTCGGAGCGAGTCCCGAGAACACCGGCTACTACCAGATTAGCGATTACGCCTGGGTCTAGGGTTTTGAAAAGCCCTATCAGCGAAGAAATCATGTGGAAACGTCTCAAGGAAGCTGGATTCGATGAACAGTCGATTAAAAAGAGGGACAAAGCCGCCTTAATCGCTTACATCGCCAAGCTCGAATCCGAG GTGTATGATTACCAACACAACATGGGTCTTCTAATCATGGAGAAAGACGATTTGCTGTCCAAGTATGAGGAGGTTAAGTCCTCTGTTGATGAAGCCGACCTTGCACATCGGCGCGATCTGTCTGCGTATGTCTCCGCCTTGGCTGAAGCCAAGAAACGAGAAGAGAGTTTGAAGAAAGATGTCGGGGTTGCTAAAGAGTGTATCTCTAGT CTGGAGAAGACTGTGCATGAGATTCGTGCAGAGTGTGCCGAGACGAAAGTTTCTGCGGAGAGTAAACTGTCTGAAGGTCACAGTATGATTGAGGATGCTCTCAAGAAATTTGCAGATGCTGAAGCAAAAATGCGCGCAGCTGAGGCTCTACAGGCTGAAGCTAACCGGTATCACCGGATTGCGGAGAGAAAATTGAAGGAAGTTGAGAGCCGTGAAGATGATCTTGCTCGCCGTCTTGCATCTTTCAAGTCTGA GTCTGAAACAAGAGAGAGCGAGATCGTTATTGAGCGACAGACTCTAAGTGAGAGGCGAAAGAGCTTGCAGCAAGAGCATGAAAGGTTATTGGATGCACAAGCTTCCCTAAACCAGCGAGAAGATCACATTTTTGGTAAATCCCAAGAACTAGCTGAACTTCAGAAGGGGTTAGAGTCTGCAAAGAGTACATTTGAGGAGGAACGTAGAGCCTTTGAGGACAGAAAATCCAATTTGGAGATCGAGCTGGCTTCGCTTGCTAAAAGAGAAGAG GCTGTCTCTGATAGGGAATCTTCACTACTTAAGAAAGAGCAAGAGCTGCTTGTTGCTGAAGAAAAAATTGCCACCAAAGAATCT GAGCTGATTCAGAAGGTCTTAGCAAATCAAGAGGTTATCCTGAGGAAAAGAAAATCCGATGTGGAAGCTGAGTTGGAAAGCAGGTACAAAGCGGTGGAAGATGAAATCGAGAGCAAGAGACGGGCTTGGGAACTAAGAGAGGTTGATATCAGGCAGAGGGAAGACCTTGTTGGTGAAAAGGAACATGACTTGGAAGTTCAGTCAAGGGCATTGGCAGAGAAAGAAAAGGACATAACGGAGAGGTCTTATAATCTTAACGAGAAAGAGAAGCATTTGAATGCTTTAGAGGAAGATATCAACCGTAAGACAGCTCTGCTGGAGGATGAGAAGGACCGGCTTAGAAAATTAGACTTAGATCTACAGCAGTCTTTGATATCACTAGAAGACAAGAGAAAACGCGTTGACTCCGCAACAGAAAAGCTTGAAGCATTGAAGAGCGAGACAAGTGAATTATCCATTCTGGAATTGAACCTCAAGGAGGAGTTAGATGATTTGAGAGGTCAAAAGCATGAACTGCTGGTCGAAGCAGATAGATTGAAGGTGGAGAAAGCTAAGTTCGAAGCTGAGTGGGAACACATTGATGTGAAAAGGGAAGAGTTGAGAAAAGAAGTTGAGTACATAACTCGTCAAAGGGAGGCTTTCTCAATGTATCTCAAGGACGAGCGTGATAACATCAGGGAGGAAAGGGATGCGTTGAGGAATCAGCACAAAAACGATGTGGAGGCGCTTAACCGAGAGCGTGAAGAGTTCATGAATAAAATGGTGGAGGAGCATTCAGAGTGGCTTATTAAGATACAGCGCGAACGTGCTGACTTCTTGTTGGGTATTGAGTCGCAGAAACGAGAGCTGGAGTATTGCATTGAGAACAAACGAGAAGAGTTGGAGAATGCTTCGAGGGAGAGAGAAAAGGCTTTTGAGCAAGAGAAAAAGTTGGAAGAGGAACGTATACAGTCCCTCAAGGAATCAGCGAAGAAAGAGTTAGAACAAGTCCAAGTGGAACTAAAGAGGTTGGATGTCGAGAGGCTGGAGATCAAACTGGACCGTGAGAGGAGGGAGAGAGAGTGGGCTGAGCTGAAGGATTCGGTTGAAGAGCTAAAGGCTCAAAGAGAAAAACTAGAGAAGCAAAGGCATATGCTTCGATCTGAAAGAGAAGAGATCCGACATGAGATTGAAGAACTGAAGAAGTTGGAGAATCTGAAAGTTGCGTTAGATGATATGTCCATGGCTAAAATGCAGCTCTCCAATTTGGAGCGTAGCTGGGAAAAGGTTTCTGCTCTGAAGCAGAAGGTGGAGTTGCAAAATGGAGTCAGCACTGTGAGTAATAGCGAAGATGGCTATAACAACTCTTCTATGGAAAGACAAAACAATGGCGCAAGCCCTTCATCCGCAGCTCCACTTTCATGGATTAAACGATACACTAATCGGATATTCAAGACTTCTCCAGAGTCTCCAGAGAAATCACCTCCAATGCATCATCATGAAGAAGAGAGAGGATTGCCATCAGAAAAGATGAAGGTAGATTCATCGAAGGCTTACACCGAGGGGATGTCCATTGCAGTTGAAAGACTTGAAGCCGGAAGGAAAAGAAGAGGTAACGCATCTGGAAATGACTCTACTGGGCCAAGCAGTAACAAAAAGAGGAAACATGATGTTACCCAAAAATCTCCGGAAGCTGATCCCGAGAG TGTAATCTCAAGCCCTCGAAATGTTCCTGAGGACAAACATGAACTGCCACCAAGCCAAACCGAGACACCAAGTGGTATGGTAGTCATTAGTGAAACCGTGAAGATCACAAAAGTAACGTCTGAGACAGAGGTAATCAACAAAGTGACAAACATTGATTGCTCAGAAAATCCTTCTGACGCAGGAGCAAAGATGGTAGAGGAGAGGAAACAAGACAGTGATTGCAATCAG ACCAACGTGCCAGAAACAGTGACTCAGAAGGAAGTTGAGTCTGATAACAGAGAGGAGAAGGATTCTGAGGATGGTGGCATTGTAACATGA
- the LOC106314203 gene encoding cyclin-dependent kinase 11A-like, producing MDVHPPTLGAHCSDQFPAFIPFWITIHGIPLHYWTKEAPEAIGEGLGLVEATDVVKGRGRVHINGLKPLEKFLDISLEGETKQVELEYEKLDKHCFSCLSLSHEVKDCPSRTTNRNTSDQNLGISQRRTLERIEENRRRADNRKQARFTPYEDSRNHRRTDHSQGNQGYYNERPENRNHHYDGRREHLPDRSLSNRSFSANEIRERDITRSREPTDTLPPIRETSDVSLRSRGMRSANPPVKNVWRHVSGDRENGRHSNSVQSQVSHTPSPLPPRERITSSNITPQGTPRPAGEKSATPSARRSALERLSDGDTNASTGERRSALARISTPPHQGPSTT from the coding sequence ATGGATGTTCATCCTCCAACGTTGGGAGCCCATTGCTCTGACCAGTTCCCAGCCTTCATCCCCTTTTGGATAACCATTCATGGCATTCCCCTCCACTACTGGACTAAGGAGGCTCCAGAAGCCATTGGCGAAGGTCTAGGACTGGTTGAAGCTACTGATGTGGTAAAAGGAAGGGGTAGGGTCCATATTAATGGCCTCAAACCCCTTGAAAAGTTCCTTGATATTAGCCTAGAGGGTGAAACTAAACAAGTTGAGCTCGAATATGAGAAGCTTGACAAGCACTGCTTCTCATGTCTCTCTCTGTCTCATGAAGTCAAAGACTGCCCCTCAAGGACTACCAACCGAAATACTTCAGACCAGAACTTGGGAATCTCCCAAAGACGTACGTTGGAACGTATCGAAGAAAACAGAAGGAGAGCTGATAATCGCAAACAAGCAAGGTTCACACCCTACGAGGATTCGAGGAATCATAGGAGAACTGATCACTCTCAGGGCAACCAAGGCTATTATAACGAGCGCCCTGAGAATCGCAATCATCACTACGATGGTCGCAGAGAGCACCTACCTGACAGATCACTCTCGAATAGATCATTCTCTGCAAACGAAATTAGAGAAAGAGACATAACAAGATCCAGAGAGCCTACTGATACACTACCACCCATTAGAGAGACCTCGGATGTCTCTCTCAGATCCCGTGGAATGCGCTCAGCAAATCCTCCAGTTAAGAATGTTTGGCGCCATGTCTCAGGAGATCGGGAGAATGGACGACACTCTAACTCGGTCCAATCTCAAGTGTCTCACACACCATCTCCCCTCCCACCACGTGAGCGGATTACTTCATCTAATATCACGCCACAGGGCACGCCCCGACCCGCTGGTGAAAAGTCTGCAACTCCATCTGCAAGACGCTCAGCTCTCGAGCGATTGTCTGATGGAGACACTAATGCCTCAACGGGAGAAAGACGCTCAGCGTTGGCTCGCATCTCCACTCCCCCCCACCAGGGTCCCTCTACTACATAA